In Nematostella vectensis chromosome 12, jaNemVect1.1, whole genome shotgun sequence, the genomic window TCTGGATTCGGGGGGCACCAGATGATTTAGAATAACTGCTTCAATGTGTGAGTCTTGTGGATTTGCATGCTTAATCCAGTAGCGTGTTGCAGCTACAAACAGCCATTCATCTTTATCTAATAGCTTTATTGTGCTTGTGTTGGATTCCAGTAGCAAAAAGAAAAGCATTTCTCTCTCTTCTAGAGGTAGTTCCTTAATTTGGATCAAAGTTGGTAGTTTGCCATAACCTTCTAAGACATACTTTGGATCTCTAAAGTAATTGgtcagtctttttttttttctgtcccATTCCTTAATCCTTGTTACTTTGTCATGTTTCTCTTCATTGGGTTTGCCAGGCTGTGTCATGGCATACAGGGCTCTTCTCAAATCGAGAGTGCAAGAGCATGAAGAGCTTTTAGCCAAGTTTTCAACCTGACAAGCTAAAAAACGCATTCCAGATATTGCAGCAGAGATGTAATCACTAGGATAGGCACATTTCCTGAAACCATTTACAACCCATGAAGGAAATTCTGTCCCCCCTATTTCACTCCATCCATCATTAGCACCACCATcactaataaaaaaattagagGCTTTAGACTTTCCCACAGAAGTGTAGCTATTGAGTGAAGTATGTAATGCATCCCTAAGATGATTTTGACACTCTTgattttttatacattttagGACAGAGTCAACTCCTTTTTCAATGCTCTCTAAACCCCTAAGAAAATCAGCAACATTTCTAAATCGAGATCCTCCTCCTTTATGATTTCTTGGGATGGCAGTGTAAAATGGCTCAACTGCACTTGAACTGACAAAGTCATTTTCAAGCACAGATGCAAAGAGAGGCATAAGATCAGGTCTAAGTTGTAAATAATCTGCCATTTTTTGCCTGCTGTAGAGCTTGGTAGATAGAGGAAAAGAACGCCAGTGGAGGGAAGTCAAACGAATAAAACCCCCAGGGAGATCAAAGATAAAAAAGTCACTGTCATCACTGAGCACTGGACATTGGAACTTCTTGGCGAGGGAAGCGATTTCTTCGTCTGCCtcactgcaaaaaaacaacaacaaaaaaaacaagttttgcAGTTTTATTCTTTGTGCtattggcattttttttttgggggggggactctaaataaaaatatacaggGGTGATCATCCTACCTTTTAGGGGGTGTTCAAAGATTCTTCTG contains:
- the LOC125556743 gene encoding protein asteroid homolog 1-like; amino-acid sequence: MGIRGLSSYIETLDVWEKIELKDTKVVIDGSCLVFNLYYNSGLDFRNGGEYYEFAQVVTSFFQALSSNNVEAYVVLDGAIDPSGRKVDTIESRMQDSIDNAGKPDGRVRPKMSALVLSQAMRDIGVKFVRIDCEADEEIASLAKKFQCPVLSDDSDFFIFDLPGGFIRLTSLHWRSFPLSTKLYSRQKMADYLQLRPDLMPLFASVLENDFVSSSAVEPFYTAIPRNHKGGGSRFRNVADFLRGLESIEKGVDSVLKCIKNQECQNHLRDALHTSLNSYTSVGKSKASNFFISDGGANDGWSEIGGTEFPSWVVNGFRKCAYPSDYISAAISGMRFLACQVENLAKSSSCSCTLDLRRALYAMTQPGKPNEEKHDKVTRIKEWDRKKKRLTNYFRDPKYVLEGYGKLPTLIQIKELPLEEREMLFFLLLESNTSTIKLQKGKR